In Macadamia integrifolia cultivar HAES 741 chromosome 13, SCU_Mint_v3, whole genome shotgun sequence, one DNA window encodes the following:
- the LOC122059041 gene encoding uncharacterized protein LOC122059041, with protein MESNDHILLDCPFARATWFSSSLSFIVPTYGTPKVFEWLMSWDQRIAQDKKKVVEMLSLSSFICWFLWISRDDMVFNRRTWSPIEVSQIDQCAFQEFWDPNFLSSNQNSHPSRRDNGNLKWFPPRNNIIKVNCDAAWLVDSSGGGLGFIGRDGLGTLLFSVSEVVDVVDVFTAEALAIRVGLVQTNSLLKIQIESNYKEVISHIS; from the coding sequence ATGGAATCCAATGACCATATTCTCCTTGATTGTCCCTTTGCTAGAGCCACTTGGTTCAGTAGTTCCCTCTCTTTCATTGTCCCCACTTATGGAACTCCAAAAGTTTTTGAATGGTTGATGAGTTGGGACCAACGTATTGCTCAAGATAAGAAGAAGGTTGTTGAAATGCTAAGTTTATCCTCATTTATTTGTTGGTTCTTGTGGATATCTAGGGACGATATGGTCTTTAACCGAAGAACTTGGTCTCCAATTGAAGTTAGCCAGATTGATCAATGTGCTTTTCAAGAATTTTGGGACCCAAACTTTCTGTCGAGCAACCAGAATTCTCACCCGTCACGTAGGGACAATGGGAATCTTAAATGGTTTCCCCCTCGTAACAATATTATTAAAGTAAACTGTGATGCTGCATGGCTTGTTGACTCATCTGGGGGAGGATTGGGATTTATTGGCCGAGACGGTTTGGGGACTCTCCTCTTTTCTGTCTCTGAAGTTGTGGATGTAGTTGATGTTTTTACAGCAGAAGCGTTGGCTATTAGAGTGGGTTTGGTGCAAACCAATTCTCTCTTGAAGATTCAGATTGAGTCTAATTACAAAGAAGTGATCTCTCATATATCTTAA